In Pirellula sp. SH-Sr6A, the DNA window GCCGAAAGCGAAGTCAACGCGTCGGAGCGATGGTGCCACGCGTCCGCCTGCAACGCGGAACTATCGACCTCGGTTCCAAGATTTCCAACCCACCGTGCAAGGGATTCCTTGACCGCCACAACGAGCAAGAGCACAACGAGTGTCGACCAGTGGGGTAAGTGATGTGGCGTCCATATCTCACGAATACTCTGAAAGGCGATCGCCGCAGCAGCTCCCAGCAATGCAATCGCCGCAATGATTCCTGCCAGCGATTCCGCCTTCCCATACCCATAAGGATGTTTTTCATTTGCTGGAGTGATCGAAACCCGCAGACCACCCCAAACAACTAGCGACGTGACAATATCCGCCGTCGATTCGATTCCGTCGGCAATCAACGCATACGAATTCCCGAACACCCCTGCGACGATCTTGAGCGAAGCCAACGCTGCATTGACCGCCATGCCAAGAAGTGGCACGGAGGTCAAGTTGGTCGAGTTCCTGTCCGGTGGATTCATTTGTCCTATCCTAGCAACCATTCTCCTGACCGCCACATCGAATTCGGAGCTAGGATCATACCGACGTTCACTCGTATCCCCCGACAAACGTATCTCCCTAGATTGGGGGGGCAACGCCTATTTCAACGTGGGGCCGCGAAGTACCTCTCCATTGGTTTTCAAAATCTGAAAGTGGTGGATTCCGACTGGTTGTCCATCGACATAAGTCCACACAACTTCCTTCTCGCGATTCACTTCGATCAGTTTGGGTCCCTTCGGATCTTTACCACCGGCCGCGTAGCTTGTGATCACGATGTTTCCATTGGGAAGAACTTGGCCTCCGCAAGGATCCTGTAACCACGGTCCCGGCAAATCCTTGTTGGTCAATTCCCATACGATCTTGCCCGCTGCATCGAAATCGACGACGCGATTCCCATTGGTGCAACAGGCCAGGGTGTGCCCTTCGCCATGGCGGATAGCGGTGAAAGGCCATGTGTGTATCGTTCGTTCCGTATCC includes these proteins:
- a CDS encoding cation diffusion facilitator family transporter, which produces MNPPDRNSTNLTSVPLLGMAVNAALASLKIVAGVFGNSYALIADGIESTADIVTSLVVWGGLRVSITPANEKHPYGYGKAESLAGIIAAIALLGAAAAIAFQSIREIWTPHHLPHWSTLVVLLLVVAVKESLARWVGNLGTEVDSSALQADAWHHRSDALTSLSAFIGISIGLIGGPGYEPADDWAALVACIVICYSGIRLLTIAVRELLDAAPPKHFEDQIRQLAREVAGVLDVEKCRIRKSGTTYFVEIHVEVDGDATVQQGHDIGGKVRSRLKNSSMRIADAFIHIEPYRNIPLPDREASRLD